The Phycisphaerae bacterium genome window below encodes:
- a CDS encoding sigma-70 family RNA polymerase sigma factor, whose translation MLEQLTRILNSVAAGDARASEELLPLVYSELRKLAEARMDKTPPGNTLQPTALVHEAYLRLVGADDPGWDGRHHFFGAAAQAMRDILVEQARRKSRLKHGGDKQRADIDLASLAAEPDTEEILAIDGALKELEGVDARSAQVVVLRYFGGLTEVETAAILGVSESTVVRDWRYARAWLSRMLRSTDEDPGEGI comes from the coding sequence ATCTTGGAACAGCTTACGAGAATACTGAACTCTGTGGCTGCCGGCGACGCCCGGGCCTCGGAGGAGCTACTTCCGCTCGTGTACTCGGAGCTACGCAAGCTCGCCGAGGCGCGCATGGACAAAACGCCCCCCGGCAACACCTTGCAGCCCACGGCACTGGTACATGAGGCCTATTTGCGCCTTGTTGGAGCCGACGATCCCGGATGGGACGGGCGACATCATTTCTTTGGTGCGGCAGCTCAGGCGATGCGCGATATCCTTGTCGAACAGGCCCGGCGGAAATCCCGGCTCAAACACGGCGGCGATAAACAGCGCGCCGACATCGACTTGGCATCGCTGGCCGCTGAGCCGGATACTGAGGAGATTCTGGCAATCGATGGCGCACTCAAGGAACTCGAGGGCGTGGATGCCCGCAGTGCGCAGGTCGTCGTGCTTCGCTATTTCGGAGGGCTCACGGAAGTGGAGACGGCCGCCATTCTTGGAGTTTCGGAGAGCACGGTCGTGCGTGACTGGCGATACGCCAGGGCATGGCTCTCGCGAATGCTCCGGAGCACCGACGAAGATCCGGGCGAGGGAATCTGA